A stretch of the Polluticoccus soli genome encodes the following:
- a CDS encoding YitT family protein: MNPLNKLPATLHDVVYILAGVIIAGFALKSFLVPNQFLDGGVTGISLLVHEIYHLNIGYIIILANIPFIIMGAVQVNKKFALKTLASVVALAACLLFIPYPVVTADKLLVSMFGGFFLGLGIGLGMRGGCAIDGMEVLALYTLRRSSFTISEIILGMNAIIFLIAALHFHLETALYAMLTYYVATRTIDYVIEGLEEYTGVTIISGKSDEIKETLVKKLGRGITVYKGERGFMKDSFEVSEDCDIVFSVITRLEVRRLRTVVHEIDPKAFVFTNTIKEAAGGVLKRKAGEH; encoded by the coding sequence CTGAACCCACTCAATAAGCTACCGGCAACCCTTCACGATGTAGTATATATCCTGGCTGGTGTCATTATTGCCGGATTTGCATTGAAAAGTTTCCTTGTCCCTAACCAGTTTCTCGATGGTGGTGTTACCGGTATTTCGCTGCTGGTGCATGAGATCTACCACCTGAATATCGGCTATATAATCATACTGGCAAATATTCCGTTCATTATCATGGGCGCTGTGCAGGTGAATAAGAAGTTTGCGCTAAAGACCCTGGCCAGTGTTGTAGCGTTAGCAGCTTGCCTGTTGTTTATTCCATATCCGGTAGTTACCGCTGACAAGTTGCTGGTATCCATGTTTGGAGGTTTCTTCCTGGGGCTTGGTATAGGCCTGGGTATGCGTGGCGGCTGCGCGATAGATGGCATGGAAGTGCTGGCATTATATACGCTTAGGCGCAGCAGTTTTACCATTAGCGAGATCATTCTGGGCATGAACGCTATTATCTTTTTAATAGCGGCATTACACTTCCATTTAGAGACAGCACTGTACGCAATGCTTACCTACTATGTAGCTACGCGTACTATCGACTACGTTATTGAAGGTCTCGAAGAGTACACCGGAGTTACTATTATTTCAGGCAAGAGCGACGAGATAAAAGAAACGCTTGTTAAGAAACTGGGTCGCGGTATCACCGTCTACAAAGGTGAGCGTGGTTTTATGAAAGACAGTTTTGAGGTAAGCGAAGATTGTGACATTGTATTCAGTGTCATCACCCGCCTCGAAGTGCGCAGGCTGCGTACTGTGGTACACGAAATCGACCCCAAAGCTTTTGTATTTACCAATACAATTAAAGAAGCCGCCGGTGGAGTGCTGAAGCGCAAAGCAGGAGAACACTAA
- a CDS encoding adenylate/guanylate cyclase domain-containing protein has product MRSGDWFSTFVPHEAKTDEWEYRKQRIFVSVCFISALYALAYIPQVVWLDYYAALSVIIAFAAVNIALPFLLKRGVQLPLLVNCYIAAMALAETRIMYVSGGVFHTATDPQILAVCCLMALFFLGRKPAVFWFFVGVSIIVTYGVLQGQGYEFVPQFNPKYWLFQTVVATAGHLVIIFMVVNMYDSEKNKALSILKEKNKIIEEEKHRSEELLLNILPAEVMEELKETGKTTARNYDLVTVLFADIKDFTSIVEDLSPEELVSGIDEYFETFDGIVGKYGVEKIKTVGDAYICVSGLPVANSNNPVTIVNVGLEMAAAVNELSEKRKNLGRVAFEVRIGIHSGPVVAGVVGVKKFAYDIWGDTVNMAARMQQHGEPGMVNISHTTHSLIRHRFNCISRGPMMAKHKGMVEMYFVSGKKESAMAGSLS; this is encoded by the coding sequence ATGCGATCAGGTGATTGGTTTAGCACGTTTGTGCCTCACGAGGCAAAAACCGACGAATGGGAGTACCGAAAACAGAGGATATTTGTTTCGGTTTGTTTCATCAGTGCGTTGTATGCCCTGGCATATATACCGCAGGTAGTGTGGCTGGATTATTATGCGGCACTTTCTGTGATCATTGCCTTTGCCGCCGTAAATATCGCACTACCATTTCTGCTGAAGCGCGGTGTGCAACTGCCACTATTGGTTAACTGTTATATTGCCGCAATGGCCCTGGCCGAGACCCGCATTATGTATGTGAGTGGTGGGGTGTTCCATACTGCGACAGATCCGCAAATATTGGCGGTTTGCTGCCTGATGGCCCTCTTCTTCCTGGGGCGTAAACCGGCCGTGTTCTGGTTTTTTGTGGGGGTGAGCATTATCGTTACTTATGGCGTGCTGCAGGGACAGGGATATGAATTTGTTCCGCAATTCAATCCTAAATACTGGCTGTTTCAGACAGTAGTAGCTACGGCCGGTCACCTGGTTATTATCTTCATGGTGGTGAACATGTATGATAGCGAGAAGAATAAGGCGCTGAGTATACTGAAGGAAAAGAATAAGATCATTGAAGAGGAGAAACACCGTTCTGAAGAGCTGCTGCTGAATATATTGCCGGCCGAGGTGATGGAAGAGTTGAAGGAAACCGGCAAGACCACAGCACGCAACTATGACCTCGTTACCGTGCTGTTTGCCGACATCAAGGATTTTACATCAATTGTGGAAGATCTCTCGCCTGAAGAGCTGGTATCAGGCATCGATGAGTACTTTGAAACCTTTGACGGGATAGTAGGAAAATACGGCGTGGAGAAAATAAAAACAGTGGGTGATGCTTACATATGTGTGTCAGGTTTGCCGGTAGCTAATTCTAATAACCCCGTGACGATCGTGAACGTTGGCCTGGAAATGGCGGCCGCGGTTAATGAGCTGTCTGAGAAAAGGAAAAACCTGGGACGAGTGGCTTTTGAGGTGCGCATCGGTATACACTCTGGTCCGGTAGTTGCAGGTGTGGTTGGTGTCAAAAAGTTTGCTTATGACATATGGGGGGATACCGTAAACATGGCTGCTCGCATGCAACAACACGGTGAACCAGGCATGGTCAATATTTCCCATACTACACACAGTCTTATTAGACACAGGTTCAATTGCATATCCCGCGGCCCGATGATGGCCAAACACAAGGGTATGGTTGAAATGTATTTTGTATCAGGAAAAAAAGAGTCGGCCATGGCCGGCAGTTTGTCTTAA
- a CDS encoding RNA polymerase sigma factor, producing MNDTVNELQLTEACCKQDPMAQKRLYDLHVDAMMIICYRYVPNREDAKEVMLDGFYNVFKNIGSFQYIGDGSLKAWMRKIMVNQCLMYLRKRKMVFADADTVNDETAGGDDTIGRLSAKEIIRLIHTLPDGYRTVFNLHVFEEKNHKEISLLLGISESTSKTQLHKAKKLLQKKILENV from the coding sequence GTGAACGACACAGTAAACGAGCTACAACTGACAGAAGCTTGCTGTAAACAGGACCCGATGGCCCAGAAAAGGCTGTACGACCTGCACGTGGACGCTATGATGATAATTTGCTACAGGTATGTACCAAATAGGGAGGATGCAAAGGAGGTGATGCTGGATGGTTTCTATAATGTGTTCAAGAATATCGGCAGTTTTCAATACATAGGCGACGGCAGTCTGAAGGCCTGGATGAGGAAGATAATGGTGAACCAGTGCTTAATGTACCTAAGGAAAAGGAAAATGGTTTTTGCAGATGCGGATACAGTAAACGATGAAACAGCAGGCGGCGACGACACGATTGGGCGGCTGAGTGCCAAAGAGATCATCAGGCTGATACACACCCTGCCGGATGGATACAGAACGGTGTTCAACCTGCATGTGTTTGAAGAAAAGAACCATAAAGAAATAAGCCTGTTGCTGGGAATTAGCGAAAGCACCTCGAAAACACAACTGCATAAAGCAAAGAAGCTGCTGCAAAAGAAAATATTAGAGAACGTATAA
- a CDS encoding class I SAM-dependent methyltransferase encodes MSRDFSAKLPMFENRLRKMYKHYSKLARRQEVACFRFYDHDLPEFPFAIELYKDVVHAAEYKRRHGMEDEEHEEWLAACKEVIAQVMEIPLDTIFMKERQRKAGRQGQYEKFSEERVERIVPEGGLNFIINLTDYLDTGLFLDHRITRNMVREEAKGKRVLNLFCYTGSFSVYAAHGGAKSVTSVDLSRTYINWAKRNMQYNKLYNEDKHEFVQDDVMAVISDIPADTFDLIICDPPTFSNSKRMEKEFDVQRDHVWLLKQLLKGCTDGGQIYFSNNYRGFELDRDAIPTPSIEDITAATTPFDFQGRLHRKCYLLTK; translated from the coding sequence ATGTCCCGCGATTTCTCTGCCAAGCTACCAATGTTCGAAAACCGCCTGCGGAAAATGTATAAGCATTACAGCAAGCTGGCGCGCAGGCAGGAGGTAGCCTGTTTCCGCTTTTACGACCACGACCTGCCCGAGTTCCCTTTTGCTATCGAGCTCTATAAAGATGTTGTTCATGCAGCAGAGTATAAGCGTCGCCATGGTATGGAGGACGAGGAGCATGAAGAATGGCTGGCAGCTTGTAAAGAAGTGATAGCCCAGGTAATGGAAATACCGCTGGACACCATATTTATGAAGGAGCGTCAGCGCAAAGCTGGTCGCCAGGGGCAGTATGAAAAGTTCAGCGAGGAGCGGGTAGAACGCATTGTGCCGGAGGGCGGTCTTAATTTCATCATCAACCTCACCGACTATCTCGATACAGGTCTGTTTCTTGATCATCGTATTACCCGCAACATGGTTAGGGAAGAAGCGAAAGGTAAACGGGTGCTCAACCTGTTTTGTTATACCGGTTCTTTCAGCGTTTATGCTGCCCACGGCGGAGCAAAAAGCGTTACTTCAGTCGACCTGTCGCGTACCTATATCAACTGGGCTAAGCGAAATATGCAGTACAACAAGCTTTATAATGAGGATAAACATGAGTTTGTGCAGGATGACGTGATGGCGGTTATCTCAGATATCCCCGCCGACACTTTTGATCTTATCATCTGCGATCCGCCCACATTCAGCAATAGCAAGCGCATGGAAAAAGAGTTTGACGTGCAGCGCGACCATGTATGGCTACTGAAACAGCTACTAAAAGGTTGTACTGATGGCGGCCAGATCTATTTCAGCAACAATTATCGCGGTTTTGAGCTGGATAGGGATGCCATACCTACGCCAAGTATAGAAGATATTACAGCAGCAACCACGCCATTCGACTTCCAGGGGCGACTGCACCGAAAGTGCTATTTGCTCACGAAATAA
- a CDS encoding RNA polymerase sigma factor — MQTAITYTEEELVSLLKQQSKEAYNYLYRQYSAVLFGVIKRIVMDEQTAQDVLQEVFVKIWNNIQQYDPVKGRIYTWMINIARNSSIDKLRSKGEVMKGKIRGDEETVNNIGGGLQTEQNTDAIGLKKLVDELKPEHKAIVELAYFKGYTMEEIGKALDIPVGTVKTRMRNAIQTLRQQFSR, encoded by the coding sequence GTGCAGACAGCAATAACATATACGGAAGAGGAACTGGTTTCTTTGCTGAAACAGCAAAGCAAGGAAGCCTACAACTACCTGTACAGGCAGTATTCAGCCGTGTTGTTTGGTGTCATCAAACGGATAGTAATGGACGAACAGACAGCCCAAGACGTGTTGCAGGAGGTGTTTGTGAAGATATGGAACAACATACAGCAGTATGATCCGGTAAAGGGAAGGATATATACCTGGATGATCAACATCGCGCGCAACAGCTCGATCGACAAGCTTCGATCAAAAGGGGAGGTAATGAAAGGCAAAATCCGTGGCGACGAAGAGACCGTAAATAATATTGGTGGTGGACTACAAACGGAACAGAATACGGATGCGATTGGACTAAAAAAGCTGGTGGACGAGCTAAAGCCGGAACATAAAGCGATAGTGGAGCTGGCCTATTTTAAAGGTTATACCATGGAAGAGATAGGAAAAGCGCTCGATATACCGGTGGGCACTGTTAAAACCCGCATGCGTAATGCGATACAAACATTAAGACAGCAATTTAGCAGGTAA
- a CDS encoding hydroxysqualene dehydroxylase: protein MNKKVIVIGGGVAGMSAAHELIERGFEVEVYEKNRTYCGGKARSVDVPHTNKKYKDKFLPGEHGFRFFPGFYKHITDTMMRIPFGDGTVHDNLVQVERVKIARFDKLAIETVLKMPVTQEDWNEFFATSHFGTDLTPDEIKLFTSKIWQLLNSCYERRVNDYERVSWWQFMEADSHSENYRALLVNGLTRTLVAANAKFASTKTGGDIFLQLLLNMFDKKIQADRVLNGPTNDVWLTPWLNHLKENGVDYRPGASCTKLEFENGKITGAWISFDGGTPEKVTGDYYILAVPVEVAAPLMTDDMVEYDMTLDGIRKLADSVAWMNGIQFYLNEDVGVGKGHCIYADTPWALTSISQMQFWGDYDIEKRGNGKVKGILSVDISNWDEPGLPPTNKIASKCESLEEIKEEVWAQLKKSLNVCGTEVLRDDMVEYWHIDADIHPSRAKDHPELLRNEEPLLVNRVHTWALRPEAYTRIENLFLASDYVRTFTDLATMEGANEAARRAVNCIIEVSGEEADECAIWNLHEPDLLENARDHDKKRYDKGLPYKDMKRPLLTLVGQVIGWTIAELKKISGKDTVTKPTED from the coding sequence ATGAATAAAAAGGTAATTGTCATTGGCGGGGGGGTAGCAGGAATGAGCGCTGCGCACGAACTAATTGAACGTGGTTTTGAGGTTGAGGTGTACGAAAAAAACCGTACTTATTGCGGCGGCAAGGCTCGTAGTGTCGACGTACCGCATACCAATAAGAAATATAAAGACAAGTTTCTTCCCGGCGAACATGGGTTCCGGTTTTTTCCGGGCTTCTACAAACACATTACGGATACCATGATGCGCATACCGTTTGGTGATGGTACTGTGCATGACAACCTGGTACAGGTGGAACGTGTGAAGATTGCCCGCTTTGATAAATTGGCGATCGAAACGGTATTGAAGATGCCTGTGACACAAGAAGACTGGAACGAGTTTTTTGCAACTTCGCACTTTGGCACCGACCTTACTCCCGATGAGATCAAGCTTTTTACGTCCAAAATATGGCAACTGCTTAACTCCTGCTACGAACGTCGCGTAAACGATTACGAGCGTGTAAGCTGGTGGCAGTTCATGGAGGCTGACAGCCATAGCGAAAATTACCGGGCGCTGCTTGTAAACGGACTGACCCGTACACTTGTAGCAGCCAATGCAAAATTCGCCAGTACCAAAACCGGAGGTGACATCTTCCTGCAACTATTGTTGAACATGTTCGACAAGAAAATACAGGCAGACAGGGTATTGAATGGCCCTACCAACGATGTGTGGCTGACACCGTGGTTAAATCACCTTAAAGAAAATGGTGTTGATTACCGGCCCGGAGCGAGCTGTACTAAGCTCGAATTTGAGAATGGAAAGATAACGGGCGCGTGGATAAGCTTTGATGGCGGCACACCCGAAAAAGTAACAGGCGATTATTACATCCTGGCAGTACCGGTTGAAGTAGCAGCACCACTGATGACCGACGATATGGTGGAGTATGACATGACGCTGGACGGCATACGCAAACTGGCAGACTCTGTAGCATGGATGAATGGGATACAGTTTTACCTCAACGAGGATGTAGGAGTAGGGAAGGGACACTGCATTTATGCAGATACTCCCTGGGCACTCACGTCTATTTCGCAGATGCAATTCTGGGGAGATTATGATATTGAAAAAAGAGGCAACGGCAAGGTGAAAGGCATTCTTTCAGTTGATATATCGAACTGGGATGAGCCGGGACTGCCGCCGACAAACAAAATCGCTTCCAAGTGCGAGAGCCTGGAGGAGATCAAGGAAGAGGTATGGGCACAGCTGAAAAAAAGCCTCAACGTGTGCGGCACGGAAGTGCTGCGCGATGACATGGTAGAGTATTGGCACATAGACGCCGATATTCATCCGTCGCGGGCTAAAGACCATCCAGAGCTTTTGAGGAATGAAGAGCCATTGCTGGTGAACAGGGTGCATACCTGGGCCCTGCGCCCCGAAGCCTACACCCGGATAGAGAACCTATTCCTGGCAAGCGACTATGTGCGAACATTTACCGACCTGGCAACTATGGAAGGCGCCAATGAAGCAGCTCGCCGCGCCGTTAATTGTATCATCGAAGTATCGGGTGAAGAAGCGGATGAGTGTGCTATTTGGAACCTGCATGAGCCGGATCTACTGGAAAATGCCCGCGATCATGATAAGAAGCGATACGACAAAGGACTCCCGTACAAAGATATGAAACGTCCGCTGCTTACTCTTGTAGGGCAGGTTATTGGCTGGACTATTGCAGAGCTGAAGAAGATCTCTGGTAAGGATACCGTAACTAAACCGACAGAAGACTAA
- a CDS encoding HD domain-containing protein, giving the protein MQFNEVKTFILDKLTQELPAHLTYHSVGHIRDVYDSAGYLAKEEGVRGEDLQLLLTAALFHDSGFLISQKEHEKLSCEVCKQYLPGFGYTREQIEKICGMVIATRIPQQPQNLLEQIICDADLDYLGRDDFFPIGDQLFSELKTFKVINTEHEWNRLQVDFLEKHHYFTATALQLRKHKKEENLMLVREKVKSAAV; this is encoded by the coding sequence ATGCAATTCAACGAAGTCAAAACTTTCATACTGGATAAACTTACGCAGGAACTACCTGCACATCTCACTTACCATAGTGTGGGGCATATACGGGACGTTTATGATTCAGCCGGCTATCTTGCAAAGGAAGAGGGGGTGAGGGGTGAAGACCTGCAACTTCTGCTTACAGCAGCGTTATTTCACGATTCCGGTTTCCTGATCAGCCAGAAAGAGCACGAGAAGCTGTCGTGTGAAGTGTGCAAGCAATACCTTCCCGGCTTTGGCTATACACGTGAGCAGATAGAGAAGATCTGTGGTATGGTCATAGCCACCCGGATACCACAGCAACCCCAAAACCTGCTGGAGCAGATAATCTGTGACGCTGATCTTGATTACCTGGGACGTGATGATTTCTTTCCGATAGGCGATCAATTATTTTCCGAACTAAAAACCTTTAAGGTCATAAATACAGAACACGAATGGAACAGGCTGCAAGTCGATTTTTTGGAGAAACATCACTACTTCACCGCTACAGCCCTCCAGCTGCGGAAGCACAAGAAGGAAGAAAATCTCATGCTGGTGCGGGAGAAGGTAAAAAGCGCGGCAGTCTGA
- a CDS encoding anti-sigma factor: MNIKEYIESGILEAYVLGALSEEERAAVVANIAQYPELAAEVQEIERAMYQYAEANAVTPPAGMQEDIWAAIQPNSPVIARPSIPTNPKAIHLPVTVPERRTSWVRAAVWVALAGSLLTNVLLMNNQRRSGEEMQAMKDEMLKNNSKQQQLSARLDMYDRQRAMLMDANMQPVIMRSAQAGKKMMGMAMYNKTKGETYVSLMDMPMPPQGKQYQLWVIQDGKPVDMGVLSSDMIASGAMQKVPMSIQNGQAFAISLEKEGGNPTPTEVMVVGEIKP, encoded by the coding sequence GTGAACATAAAAGAGTACATAGAATCGGGAATATTGGAAGCCTACGTGTTGGGAGCGCTTAGCGAAGAAGAGCGTGCTGCCGTAGTGGCCAATATTGCACAGTATCCTGAGCTTGCTGCCGAGGTTCAGGAGATAGAACGCGCTATGTATCAATATGCTGAGGCCAATGCGGTAACGCCGCCTGCCGGTATGCAGGAAGATATTTGGGCGGCAATACAACCCAATAGCCCGGTAATCGCCCGGCCGTCAATTCCAACTAATCCCAAAGCTATTCATCTTCCTGTGACCGTGCCCGAACGTCGTACCAGCTGGGTGCGTGCTGCAGTTTGGGTGGCACTTGCCGGAAGCTTGCTGACTAATGTGTTGCTGATGAACAACCAACGGCGGAGCGGGGAAGAGATGCAGGCTATGAAGGATGAGATGCTGAAAAACAATAGCAAGCAACAGCAACTGTCAGCCAGGTTAGATATGTATGACCGTCAACGGGCTATGCTGATGGATGCCAATATGCAGCCGGTAATTATGCGTAGCGCACAAGCTGGTAAGAAAATGATGGGTATGGCGATGTATAACAAGACAAAAGGGGAAACATACGTTTCGCTGATGGATATGCCGATGCCGCCACAGGGCAAGCAATACCAACTCTGGGTAATACAGGATGGAAAGCCCGTGGACATGGGTGTCCTGTCTTCTGACATGATCGCTTCAGGCGCTATGCAAAAGGTGCCTATGAGCATACAAAACGGGCAGGCCTTCGCTATCTCTCTCGAGAAAGAAGGCGGTAATCCTACACCTACTGAGGTAATGGTGGTGGGGGAGATCAAACCATAA
- a CDS encoding helicase HerA-like domain-containing protein, producing the protein MSNVELFTEHIRKGYSFKGNFIALGKPMLDGELIGTTVAAPLKMMNRHGLISGATGTGKTKTLQLLAEGLSDSSVPVLLLDIKGDLSGIGAAGTLNEKIAERIKQLDCDFISSKYPVELLTLSNEPGVKLRATVTEFGPVLLSRILGLNATQESILSMIFKYCDDNKMPLLDLEDLQKTLQWAANEGKKELAAAYGNISAASVGTIMRKVIELQQQGADKFFGERSFEVDDLMRISDDGRGVISIVRVTDLQDKPKLFSTFMLQLLSELYATLPEEGDIEQPKLVMFIDEAHLIFNDASKVLIEQLETVIKLIRSKGVGIFFCTQTPTDIPASILGQLGMKVQHALRAFTANDRKAIVQTAANYPETEYYDTKELITQLGIGEALITLLDEKGIPTPLVHTVMYPPKSRMGVLTKEDISELVSNSPLVAKYEELVNRESAHEILSKKLETAEEEAPARRKTAAAKEEKSVLEELGDNTVVKSMMRTAGNTIVRSLLGSLGIGSRRRKNWF; encoded by the coding sequence ATGTCGAACGTCGAACTATTTACTGAGCATATCAGGAAGGGGTATAGCTTTAAGGGGAATTTCATTGCACTGGGTAAGCCCATGCTTGATGGAGAGTTGATAGGCACCACGGTTGCCGCTCCACTGAAAATGATGAACCGCCATGGCCTCATCAGCGGTGCAACCGGCACGGGTAAAACCAAGACCTTGCAGTTGCTGGCCGAAGGACTAAGTGACTCGAGTGTGCCAGTGCTGTTATTGGACATCAAAGGCGACCTGAGTGGCATTGGCGCAGCAGGAACACTCAATGAAAAGATAGCGGAGCGAATCAAACAATTGGATTGCGATTTTATCAGCAGCAAATACCCTGTAGAATTATTGACCCTGAGCAACGAACCGGGAGTAAAACTACGCGCCACGGTTACCGAATTTGGCCCTGTGCTACTGTCAAGGATACTCGGCCTCAATGCCACGCAGGAGAGCATCCTATCGATGATCTTCAAGTATTGCGACGATAACAAGATGCCTTTGCTTGACCTGGAAGACCTGCAAAAAACTCTGCAATGGGCTGCTAACGAAGGCAAGAAAGAACTGGCCGCTGCATATGGCAATATATCGGCAGCTTCGGTTGGTACAATTATGCGCAAGGTGATAGAACTCCAGCAGCAAGGCGCCGACAAGTTCTTCGGGGAACGCTCGTTTGAGGTGGACGACCTGATGCGTATATCCGATGATGGTCGTGGGGTTATCTCGATAGTACGCGTTACCGACCTGCAGGACAAGCCGAAACTGTTCTCGACATTCATGCTGCAGTTGCTATCAGAACTATATGCTACCTTACCTGAAGAAGGTGACATTGAGCAGCCAAAACTGGTGATGTTTATAGACGAGGCGCACCTCATATTCAATGATGCATCGAAGGTTTTGATAGAGCAACTGGAAACGGTCATAAAACTCATTCGTTCAAAGGGCGTAGGTATCTTCTTTTGTACACAGACACCTACCGATATACCGGCGTCTATACTCGGTCAGCTGGGTATGAAAGTGCAGCATGCGTTGCGGGCTTTCACTGCCAATGACCGAAAAGCCATTGTGCAGACCGCGGCCAACTATCCCGAAACAGAGTACTACGATACGAAAGAACTGATCACTCAACTGGGCATAGGCGAAGCTTTGATAACACTACTAGATGAAAAAGGTATTCCTACTCCGCTGGTACATACGGTGATGTATCCACCAAAATCACGCATGGGTGTGCTAACGAAGGAAGATATATCCGAGTTGGTAAGCAATTCTCCATTGGTAGCGAAGTATGAAGAACTGGTAAACCGCGAGAGCGCCCACGAGATCCTTAGCAAAAAGCTGGAAACGGCAGAAGAAGAAGCTCCGGCAAGGCGAAAAACAGCGGCAGCTAAGGAAGAAAAAAGCGTACTCGAAGAGCTGGGCGACAATACTGTGGTAAAGAGCATGATGCGCACCGCCGGCAATACGATCGTTCGCAGTTTGTTAGGGTCGTTAGGCATTGGTAGCAGGAGAAGGAAAAACTGGTTCTAG
- a CDS encoding fasciclin domain-containing protein: MKQIFLIPVMAIAFMASATAQKTVMVGGAPMYPTKNIVENAVNSKDHTTLVAAVKTAGLVETLQGEGPFTVFAPTNKAFDMLPKGAVDNLLKPENKSQLTTVLTYHVVPGNLDAATLMEWVKKGNGTATLKTVQGEELWVMQKGKKLWVKDAKGAIAQVTISDVRQSNGVIHVVDHVLMP, encoded by the coding sequence ATGAAACAGATCTTCTTGATCCCGGTGATGGCCATTGCGTTTATGGCTTCGGCAACAGCGCAAAAAACTGTAATGGTGGGTGGTGCGCCTATGTATCCTACTAAGAACATTGTGGAGAACGCCGTGAACTCTAAAGACCATACAACACTGGTAGCAGCAGTAAAAACTGCGGGACTAGTAGAAACACTCCAGGGCGAGGGGCCATTTACTGTATTTGCCCCGACCAATAAAGCATTCGATATGCTGCCCAAAGGGGCAGTAGACAACCTGCTGAAGCCTGAGAACAAGAGCCAGCTGACAACCGTGCTGACCTATCATGTAGTGCCTGGCAACCTGGATGCGGCTACTTTGATGGAATGGGTAAAAAAAGGCAATGGTACGGCTACGCTGAAAACAGTACAGGGAGAAGAACTTTGGGTGATGCAGAAAGGCAAAAAGCTTTGGGTAAAAGACGCTAAAGGCGCAATAGCACAAGTGACTATCAGCGATGTACGCCAGAGCAACGGCGTAATACATGTGGTTGATCATGTGCTAATGCCTTAA